In the genome of Pseudomonadota bacterium, one region contains:
- a CDS encoding isocitrate/isopropylmalate family dehydrogenase encodes MTTENIPVTLIRGDGIGPEIVDCALTVLDALGVAFNWDVQQAGMEAAKEGGDPLPAATIDSIRRTKLALKGPLTTPVGGGYRSVNVSLRNEFKLFANVRPARSLFRGGRFEDVDLVLIRENTEGFYVGIEHFIPIDDDPKAVAEASGINTRSGCRRIAHFAFEYALRHGRKKITIVHKANILKALTGLFLETVLDIGRQYEGRLRIEERIVDNTAMQLVLNPNQFDMLLTTNMFGDILSDEIAGLVGGLGVAPGANIGADTAIFEAVHGSAPDIAGRGIANPTAIMLAAALMLDHLDLIAPASRLRQAIHTVLQKEGIRTRDLGGQASSGEFTRAVIRQIEVLPDHTA; translated from the coding sequence ATGACGACTGAGAACATTCCGGTCACGCTGATCCGAGGCGATGGCATCGGGCCCGAGATCGTCGATTGCGCGCTCACGGTCTTAGACGCACTGGGCGTCGCTTTTAATTGGGACGTACAACAGGCCGGCATGGAGGCTGCGAAGGAGGGCGGCGATCCCTTGCCGGCGGCGACGATCGATAGCATCCGGCGCACGAAATTGGCGCTCAAGGGGCCGCTTACGACACCCGTAGGCGGCGGTTACCGGTCGGTAAACGTCAGCCTGCGCAACGAATTTAAGCTGTTTGCGAACGTGCGGCCGGCCCGCTCTTTATTTCGCGGTGGAAGATTCGAGGATGTAGACCTCGTTCTCATCCGCGAAAACACCGAAGGCTTCTACGTCGGCATTGAGCATTTCATCCCCATCGATGACGATCCGAAGGCGGTCGCCGAGGCCTCGGGGATCAACACGCGTTCCGGGTGCCGGCGGATCGCTCATTTCGCCTTCGAATACGCGCTGCGCCACGGGCGGAAAAAGATCACCATCGTGCATAAGGCCAACATATTGAAGGCGTTGACCGGGCTGTTCCTCGAGACGGTGCTCGACATCGGACGCCAATACGAAGGCAGATTGCGAATCGAAGAACGCATCGTCGATAACACCGCCATGCAGCTCGTGCTCAATCCGAACCAGTTTGACATGTTACTTACGACCAATATGTTTGGAGATATATTATCCGATGAGATCGCGGGCCTCGTCGGCGGCCTGGGCGTCGCACCCGGGGCCAATATCGGTGCCGATACTGCCATCTTTGAAGCAGTGCACGGTTCAGCGCCGGACATCGCGGGCCGCGGGATCGCCAACCCGACGGCGATCATGCTGGCCGCGGCTTTGATGTTGGATCACCTGGACCTAATCGCTCCCGCTAGCCGCCTGCGGCAGGCCATTCATACCGTGCTCCAGAAGGAGGGTATCAGGACCCGCGACTTGGGCGGACAGGCCTCGAGCGGCGAATTTACGCGCGCCGTCATACGGCAGATTGAGGTGCTGCCCGATCACACAGCCTAA
- a CDS encoding PGPGW domain-containing protein produces the protein MKSGGDALARRLVGVMLGATTLIAVVAIIVLPGPAFMVIPAGIAILVLEFIWTRWWLRARGKED, from the coding sequence ATGAAGTCTGGCGGTGATGCACTGGCCCGGCGGCTCGTGGGCGTGATGCTCGGAGCCACGACACTCATCGCGGTCGTTGCGATCATCGTGCTACCGGGTCCGGCATTCATGGTCATCCCCGCCGGAATCGCGATCCTTGTTCTCGAATTCATCTGGACCCGTTGGTGGTTACGCGCGCGAGGGAAGGAAGACTGA
- a CDS encoding protein-L-isoaspartate(D-aspartate) O-methyltransferase, translated as MNEPIFASMQQHMISDIEAHTGMCVDFIGKSTLDPRVMQVMAEIPRHEFVPVEFQGYAYADTPLPIGYNKTISQPFIVALMTDLLALNATDTVLEIGTGLGYQAAVLAKLSAKVYTVDIIEELSQQAQRRFGQLGYRNIETRISDGYFGWPEIAPFDKIIVTAAPDLIPPPLLHQLKRGGRMVIPAGLADAQKLIVVVKDPAGSLSTKEMLPVRFSELESDASATHC; from the coding sequence ATGAATGAACCGATCTTCGCTTCCATGCAGCAGCACATGATCTCCGACATTGAGGCGCACACGGGCATGTGCGTCGATTTCATCGGAAAATCCACGCTGGACCCGCGCGTGATGCAGGTCATGGCCGAGATCCCGCGGCATGAATTCGTGCCGGTGGAATTCCAGGGCTACGCCTACGCCGACACGCCCTTGCCCATCGGTTATAACAAAACCATTTCCCAGCCGTTTATCGTTGCGCTGATGACCGATCTCCTGGCCTTGAACGCTACCGACACGGTGCTCGAGATCGGCACCGGCCTAGGCTACCAAGCGGCCGTCCTCGCGAAGCTTTCAGCCAAGGTCTACACCGTGGACATTATCGAAGAGTTATCGCAGCAAGCTCAGCGCCGATTCGGACAGTTGGGCTACCGCAACATCGAAACACGCATCAGCGATGGCTATTTCGGCTGGCCCGAGATCGCGCCGTTCGACAAAATCATCGTTACCGCGGCGCCCGATCTGATCCCCCCGCCCCTGCTACACCAGCTCAAGCGCGGCGGTAGGATGGTGATCCCCGCCGGGCTCGCGGATGCGCAAAAACTCATCGTCGTGGTAAAAGATCCCGCGGGTAGCTTGTCCACCAAGGAAATGCTGCCGGTGCGCTTCTCCGAGCTCGAAAGCGACGCATCCGCGACGCATTGTTGA
- a CDS encoding endonuclease/exonuclease/phosphatase family protein, with protein MKLVARKIPRKPRPGLTSGPEPVLPRDAGAAPAFTLQVMTYNIHKGFSTGNARFVLHQMRDALERADVDLIFLQEIQGAHAYRQWLIDDWPNAPQLDFLADRRWPHRAYGKNAIYDAGHHGNAILSKYPIRFWENINVSGNPIASRSVLHAEIALPQVEQPLHVICIHFGLIAAERRHQLSVLTRRIQSHVPRHAPLIIAGDFNDWARQAEFQMRTHLGLMDVFVTLNNQPAKTFPVWYPVLAVDRIFYRGATPITCSCLKGMPWRRLSDHAALYAVFSLALEPAGMDRRIEL; from the coding sequence ATGAAGCTCGTGGCAAGAAAAATCCCGAGGAAACCGCGCCCGGGCCTCACTTCCGGTCCCGAGCCGGTGTTGCCCCGCGATGCCGGGGCCGCCCCGGCGTTCACCTTGCAGGTGATGACCTACAATATCCACAAAGGGTTTAGCACCGGCAACGCGCGTTTCGTCCTGCATCAGATGCGCGACGCATTGGAACGAGCCGATGTCGACTTGATCTTTTTGCAAGAGATCCAAGGCGCCCACGCGTACCGGCAATGGTTGATCGACGATTGGCCGAACGCGCCGCAATTGGACTTCTTGGCCGACCGGAGATGGCCGCACCGCGCCTACGGGAAAAACGCGATCTATGATGCCGGGCATCACGGAAACGCCATCCTCAGCAAATATCCCATCCGCTTCTGGGAAAACATCAACGTGTCGGGAAATCCCATCGCGAGCCGCAGTGTGCTGCATGCCGAGATCGCGCTGCCGCAAGTCGAACAGCCGCTTCACGTGATCTGCATACATTTCGGGCTCATCGCCGCGGAACGCCGGCACCAGCTTTCGGTGCTCACGAGACGCATCCAGTCCCACGTCCCTCGTCATGCGCCGTTGATTATCGCCGGGGACTTCAATGATTGGGCACGCCAGGCGGAATTCCAAATGCGGACTCACCTTGGGCTCATGGATGTGTTCGTGACCCTGAACAACCAGCCGGCGAAGACCTTTCCTGTCTGGTATCCGGTATTGGCCGTGGACCGCATCTTTTATCGCGGCGCGACCCCGATCACTTGCAGCTGCTTGAAAGGCATGCCCTGGCGGCGCCTGTCCGACCACGCGGCCCTGTACGCGGTGTTTTCCCTGGCGCTGGAACCGGCAGGTATGGATCGCCGCATCGAGTTATGA
- a CDS encoding CDP-alcohol phosphatidyltransferase family protein, with protein sequence MALQENINGMLTWPNLLSCFRFVAAPVLGLLAWHGMPRAYLAVLVLSFLSDALDGFIARVLKQESALGARLDTAGDVVMYATIPVTAWWLWPDIMRQEAPFIMAIIVSSALPAIIGMLKFRVFPTYHTWGVKLAAAAAASTAFLMFAGGPTWPFRLATPICLLAAIEQIAITMVLHESRSNVRSLWHVLTDKSKSSQRAL encoded by the coding sequence ATGGCACTTCAGGAGAACATCAACGGCATGCTCACTTGGCCGAACTTGCTGAGCTGCTTTCGGTTCGTCGCGGCGCCCGTGCTCGGCCTGCTCGCTTGGCATGGGATGCCGAGGGCCTATTTGGCGGTCCTCGTACTATCGTTCTTGAGCGATGCGCTCGACGGTTTCATCGCCCGGGTATTGAAGCAGGAATCCGCACTCGGCGCCCGGTTGGACACCGCCGGCGACGTAGTGATGTACGCCACGATCCCGGTCACGGCGTGGTGGTTATGGCCGGACATCATGCGCCAAGAAGCGCCCTTCATCATGGCGATCATCGTGAGCTCCGCCCTGCCTGCCATCATCGGTATGTTGAAATTCAGGGTCTTTCCCACCTATCACACCTGGGGCGTTAAGTTGGCGGCCGCGGCCGCTGCTAGCACTGCTTTCCTCATGTTTGCCGGCGGTCCGACCTGGCCGTTTCGGCTGGCCACGCCGATTTGTTTGCTCGCGGCGATCGAGCAAATCGCCATCACGATGGTGCTGCACGAGAGCCGCTCTAACGTGCGGTCGCTCTGGCATGTGTTAACGGACAAATCCAAAAGTAGTCAGCGCGCGCTATAA
- a CDS encoding sigma-54 dependent transcriptional regulator — MNSSVLIIEDDPGLRPKLATVMEFLEYRHIIACGHGEWEPRLREAETVDLVLLGSCGSARTLIDVFRALKTSDPYRPVLLVSEAGGSPKSNQEIEAGILGEIELPLRYKQFTGVLQKVDLYRQNRHEDGTPRSVELFRSLVGTSAGIKRIRKMIGMVAATDANVLITGESGTGKEVVARHLHYNSKRRSKPFVPVNCGAIPADLLESELFGHEKGAFTGAITSRQGRFEMAEGGSLFLDEIGDMSLAMQVKLLRVLQERTFERVGSNKSITADVRIVAATHVNLEEAIAKGTFREDLFYRLNVFPIEMPPLRERIEDVPLLVNDLVARLEHEGRGRLRLTDLCLESLTGYRWAGNIRELANLMERLAILYPDVVVDLHDLPEKYQAVELAERAPILVSEPHAEEVSSLPRLPRGGIDLKEHLNNLEYTMIKQALDEAHWVVAHAAKRLKMGRTTLVEKMKKFGMHRAEETVNG; from the coding sequence ATGAACAGCAGCGTTCTAATTATTGAGGATGACCCCGGCCTGCGGCCAAAGCTCGCAACCGTGATGGAATTCCTGGAGTATCGGCACATCATCGCCTGCGGCCACGGCGAGTGGGAGCCCCGGCTTCGGGAGGCGGAAACCGTTGATCTGGTTTTGTTGGGGAGTTGTGGCTCGGCGCGAACGTTGATCGACGTGTTCCGTGCCCTTAAGACCTCCGATCCTTATCGCCCGGTCTTGCTCGTCTCGGAAGCGGGCGGATCGCCGAAAAGCAACCAGGAGATCGAGGCCGGGATCCTCGGCGAGATCGAATTGCCGCTCCGTTATAAGCAATTCACGGGCGTGTTGCAGAAGGTCGATCTTTATCGGCAAAACCGGCATGAGGACGGCACGCCCAGGTCCGTGGAGCTTTTTCGGAGCCTGGTCGGCACCAGTGCCGGTATCAAGCGCATACGCAAAATGATCGGGATGGTGGCCGCCACCGATGCGAACGTGTTGATCACCGGCGAGTCGGGCACGGGCAAGGAAGTCGTGGCAAGGCACCTCCACTACAATTCAAAACGGCGGAGTAAGCCTTTCGTTCCGGTGAATTGCGGCGCCATTCCCGCCGATCTCTTGGAAAGCGAGTTGTTCGGGCACGAAAAAGGAGCGTTTACCGGAGCGATCACCTCGCGGCAAGGCCGCTTCGAGATGGCCGAAGGCGGATCGCTGTTTTTGGATGAGATCGGCGACATGAGCTTGGCGATGCAAGTGAAACTGTTGCGCGTGCTACAGGAACGCACCTTCGAGCGCGTCGGCAGTAACAAGAGCATCACCGCGGATGTACGCATCGTCGCCGCGACCCATGTCAATTTGGAAGAGGCCATCGCCAAGGGCACGTTCCGCGAGGACCTTTTTTACCGCTTGAATGTTTTCCCGATTGAGATGCCGCCGCTGCGGGAACGTATCGAGGATGTACCATTGCTCGTGAACGATCTCGTCGCTCGCTTGGAGCACGAAGGCCGGGGCAGGTTACGATTAACCGACCTGTGCCTCGAATCACTGACAGGTTATCGCTGGGCCGGTAACATCCGGGAGTTAGCGAACCTGATGGAACGGCTGGCGATCCTCTACCCCGACGTGGTAGTGGACTTACATGATCTCCCGGAGAAATATCAAGCAGTCGAGTTAGCGGAGCGAGCGCCGATTCTCGTGAGCGAGCCGCACGCCGAAGAGGTTTCGTCCTTGCCGCGGTTGCCGCGCGGGGGGATCGATCTCAAGGAACATCTGAATAATCTCGAGTACACGATGATCAAACAGGCCCTCGATGAGGCCCACTGGGTGGTTGCGCATGCGGCTAAGCGATTGAAAATGGGGCGTACGACCTTGGTCGAGAAGATGAAAAAATTTGGGATGCACCGCGCCGAGGAAACGGTGAACGGCTAG
- a CDS encoding metallophosphoesterase — MKRTIVKSVETRYYEEREALFRGLKNLDRRSFLKLSAAAAAAALARGVEFNFHSFQPVQVARAATGEAGPVEFTFAYISDSHLYKRELNDRFVRQLLRAVDDINHMAPQPDFVLYGGDLAQLGQPLELELGAQILKSLKAPVKMMVGEHDWFLDMGEKWRTLFGEPTYSFDHKGVHFVVLHSVMEDDFWSERGMTAMERMQTVAGLDNGIQSRFKVGTEQQAWLENNLAAYSDDTPLIVFSHSPLYKYYRPWNFWTEDAEDVQALLQRFKQVVVVHGHTHQILTHRIGNIHFHGMLSTAWPWPYAPEGLPALTVQMNRADPFNPNDALGDGSVGVKAGGLVDKLYNLWNRNPIQVTSAYLTSAGKSAVPPTPNLRSY; from the coding sequence ATGAAACGAACAATCGTTAAAAGCGTTGAGACGAGATACTACGAAGAACGCGAGGCATTGTTCCGTGGCTTGAAAAACCTCGATCGCCGGAGCTTTCTCAAGCTCTCCGCTGCCGCTGCCGCGGCCGCGCTCGCGCGCGGCGTGGAATTCAACTTCCACAGTTTCCAGCCGGTGCAGGTGGCCCGCGCCGCGACCGGAGAGGCAGGTCCGGTGGAATTCACGTTCGCCTATATCTCCGACTCACACCTCTATAAACGCGAGCTCAATGACCGCTTCGTTCGGCAGTTGCTGCGCGCCGTCGACGACATCAACCACATGGCCCCGCAGCCGGATTTCGTGCTCTATGGGGGTGATCTCGCGCAACTGGGTCAGCCCCTGGAGCTCGAGCTCGGCGCGCAGATCCTGAAGAGTCTCAAGGCGCCGGTCAAGATGATGGTGGGCGAGCACGACTGGTTTCTGGACATGGGCGAGAAATGGCGCACGCTGTTTGGCGAACCCACCTATTCGTTTGACCACAAGGGCGTCCACTTTGTCGTGCTCCACAGTGTGATGGAGGATGACTTCTGGAGCGAGCGCGGCATGACGGCGATGGAGCGGATGCAGACGGTGGCAGGGCTCGACAATGGCATCCAGAGCCGCTTCAAGGTCGGGACGGAGCAGCAGGCCTGGCTCGAGAATAACCTCGCTGCCTATTCCGATGACACGCCGCTCATCGTGTTCTCGCACTCCCCGCTATACAAATACTATCGCCCGTGGAACTTCTGGACCGAGGACGCCGAGGACGTACAGGCACTATTGCAGCGCTTCAAGCAGGTGGTGGTCGTACACGGGCACACCCACCAGATCCTCACCCATCGGATCGGTAACATCCATTTCCACGGGATGCTGTCAACCGCTTGGCCGTGGCCCTATGCACCCGAGGGCCTGCCGGCCCTCACGGTGCAGATGAACCGCGCCGATCCCTTCAATCCCAACGACGCGCTCGGGGATGGATCGGTCGGCGTCAAAGCGGGTGGCCTCGTCGATAAGCTTTACAATCTTTGGAACCGCAACCCAATCCAGGTCACTAGCGCTTATCTGACAAGCGCGGGAAAAAGCGCCGTGCCGCCCACGCCTAATCTTAGAAGTTATTGA
- a CDS encoding cytochrome-c peroxidase, protein MDQQKTLLESLLPERDVTQAPPGVDPGIWHQLVIPEDNKMTPERVALGKKLYFETRLSKDGTVACATCHDVSRGFTDQRPVSEGINGALGKRNAPTTMNAFLLQTMFLDGRAPSLEEQAKLPIVNPIEMGHANEGAALAAIADDPEYKRMFSYAYGRAPNYDDLGRAIAAFERTLVFLDAPLDRYLAGSPEAISDEAKRGWNLFNGKGRCMSCHQMNASIPIGSDNRFHNIGVAARKQNFEELARRALEALAQEGGMKAVDRLAIETDLSELGRFLVTKDRGDIGAFKTMQMRNIALTGPYMHDGSMETLWDVMDHYNKGGEPNPFLDGGIEPLALSEDEIDAVVEFMFTLSDARFAEQNQRALTEQRKLAAAKRPFRDTAMAERRVLPFEERVMGGIR, encoded by the coding sequence ATGGATCAGCAAAAAACCCTCCTCGAGAGCTTACTTCCAGAGCGCGACGTAACCCAGGCCCCGCCTGGCGTCGATCCGGGGATCTGGCACCAGCTTGTGATCCCCGAGGACAACAAAATGACCCCCGAACGGGTGGCGCTCGGGAAGAAGCTTTACTTCGAAACCCGGCTGTCCAAGGACGGCACCGTGGCCTGCGCCACCTGCCATGATGTCAGCCGAGGCTTTACCGACCAGCGCCCGGTCTCGGAGGGTATCAATGGCGCCCTGGGCAAGCGCAATGCCCCCACCACGATGAATGCCTTTTTGCTGCAAACCATGTTTCTTGACGGCCGCGCACCGAGCCTCGAGGAACAGGCGAAACTGCCCATCGTCAACCCGATCGAGATGGGCCACGCCAACGAGGGGGCGGCGCTGGCGGCGATCGCTGATGATCCCGAATACAAGCGCATGTTCTCCTACGCCTATGGGCGGGCTCCGAACTACGACGATTTGGGGCGGGCCATCGCCGCCTTTGAGCGTACCTTAGTGTTTCTCGATGCCCCCCTCGATCGCTACCTCGCGGGCAGTCCGGAGGCCATCTCGGATGAGGCCAAGCGCGGCTGGAATTTATTCAATGGTAAGGGGCGCTGCATGAGCTGTCACCAGATGAATGCTTCCATTCCCATCGGCAGCGACAATCGATTTCACAATATCGGGGTGGCGGCGCGCAAGCAAAATTTCGAAGAGCTAGCGCGCCGGGCTCTCGAGGCCCTGGCGCAGGAAGGGGGTATGAAAGCGGTGGATCGCCTGGCGATCGAGACCGATCTGTCGGAGCTTGGCCGGTTCCTGGTCACGAAGGATCGTGGAGACATCGGGGCGTTCAAGACCATGCAAATGCGCAATATCGCACTGACGGGCCCCTACATGCATGACGGGTCCATGGAGACGCTGTGGGACGTGATGGATCACTATAACAAAGGCGGCGAGCCCAATCCGTTTCTGGACGGCGGCATCGAACCGCTGGCCTTGAGCGAAGATGAAATCGATGCCGTCGTGGAGTTCATGTTTACGCTGAGCGACGCGCGCTTCGCGGAGCAAAATCAGCGCGCCTTAACAGAACAGCGCAAGCTGGCCGCGGCGAAGCGCCCCTTCCGCGACACGGCGATGGCCGAGCGTCGCGTACTGCCGTTTGAAGAGCGGGTCATGGGCGGGATCAGGTAA